The nucleotide sequence gactgggAATCAAAGCATCTCCGTCTGTATGAAGGGTCAGACCAACATGTACTACTTCACTAGCAGTGCCTAATCCAAATGTTAATACCtcagaataaaacaaaaaatgttactgttttgtttgatattttataaaaataaaaaatgtctaGCAAAAATAAAGACCTCGCTGTTCCAATACGTCTGTAGTCGAAGGTATTCCACAGAATAGAACCCTCAGTCACATATAGACCACGTGTCATATTTAagtgtaaataaaaacattttgttgaaGGCattgatttgtcttttttttaataatacagcGCATGGTCTCAGCATTTTTAGAATGacctaattgttttttttccacaatcaaATTCCTGTAATGCaaccaaaatatatataataattgtgGACAATGCCAATTTGTCCAGGTGTATTGCTGTgtatttataatatttaatcCAGAGAAACTCTACACTAAATGTTAAGGTctctgtgttaaaaaaaaaaatcagacatgaGGATTTTCACAATAATCATCGAACAATGAATAAAcacattccattaaaaaaatattcattgaaTTCAGATGCCAGAAAATCAATACACTTGTGGaactttcattttttatgcAACGATGCTAGTTTATTGGAAACCATAATAACCATGAAAATAATGGTCACAGATTCTGGAATCAATTTTCCAGAACGATTTGCAGTTTTAATTGGAGGCGATGGTCCTGTCAACCCAGCTGCGTAGGTACGACACACGGGCATACACGGCAGGGGTGCGTACATTGCAGTTGGGGGTGCCCCAGGACACGATACCCACAAGGTTCCAAGCGCCACCGTTCTGGCACACCATAGGGCCACCAGAATCACCCTAAGAAAAGGCATAAAAATGGCGAGCCACTGATCAGTACTGTATCAAAAAGAAAGAATTACTTTGACTTTGTTTTAAACCTGGCAAGAGGAGACTCCTGAAGCACCGGCACAGATCATAGCATCAGTGATTTTGTTGTAACCCCAGTACTGCTTGCACTGAGCTGGGCTGAGCAAAGGCAAGGAGGTCTGCTGCAGGTAACGGGGACTTGCTGTGAACACCAAGCACAGacatgtttttcatttggaGTTCAACATTTTCCATAATGCCCCTATGATAACCGTATTTGGGTTTTGGACTAACAGGTTTGGCCGGTCCTGCCCCATCCCGTGGTGACACATCTGGTTCCGGAGGGGATGCTGGTGCTGGAGCTAGCCAGGCACACAGGAGACACAGTCCTGGTTATTTGAGCTGGAGAGGACAGCTTCAGAAGGGTGATGTCATTGTTAAAGTTCTGGGTGTTGTAGTAGGGATGCGTTATGGCCTGTAGGAGAACATTGCAAT is from Stigmatopora argus isolate UIUO_Sarg chromosome 4, RoL_Sarg_1.0, whole genome shotgun sequence and encodes:
- the LOC144072607 gene encoding chymotrypsin-like protease CTRL-1, which produces MLLFITCLALVASAMGCGQPSISPQVSGYNKIVNGENAVPGSWPWQVSLQDGRGFHFCGGSLINQYWVVTAAHCRVSPRSHRVILGEHDRQSNSEPIQVKTISRAITHPYYNTQNFNNDITLLKLSSPAQITRTVSPVCLASSSTSIPSGTRCVTTGWGRTGQTSSPRYLQQTSLPLLSPAQCKQYWGYNKITDAMICAGASGVSSCQGDSGGPMVCQNGGAWNLVGIVSWGTPNCNVRTPAVYARVSYLRSWVDRTIASN